A part of Allocoleopsis franciscana PCC 7113 genomic DNA contains:
- a CDS encoding pentapeptide repeat-containing protein: MAYEFHGANLRGADFRGKNLAGADFSYANIRGADFSNAILVGANFSYAKAGLPTSKTIYLIVLSLILSLFAGLISAYAGAIVGDLLSNDIYGHSFFGFVALITLVIFLIVIFWQGLGATLAIVAEAVAACLIAAIAFFPENQAGHNLSVGSILTAVTLAGTMAGVGHMAVAVAVERILALPGARALILFIALMGAVLGTLFGVKAEESTPLENVFVAFLVTVFVALVAIASGIYVGWQAVTGNRKYKIIYSLAIAIVAKGGTSFRGANLTDADFTQATLKSVDFRNATLTRTCWFQAQNIDRARGEGTYLEDARVRQLAITKDGQIQTFAYLSLRDLNLKDANLQSASFISTDLSEATLQNANLKGAKLVQTQLYQATLIEACLTGACIENWGISTDTRLDGVKCEYVYMRLPTEDDPDPWRKPDKRNETFKEGDFADFITPIIKTLDLYQTQDVDMRQIAKRFKTLDLFHYDGIDPTAAAIAVTQLAVNHPEAELEVVALEGRGQEKIRLQAIVASDANRSELYTEYFEKYTEIKSLSYSDLQALLLGIKEKDERIQSLEKLLENAIQQPKFYVETYQNQGEFAMSQSKGNINISGTQGNVSGVAAAGEDLSMTGVAMGEISGNVTNTIKQLPDSTEPDKPGIKKLLTELQSAIEADTNLSDEDKAEALEQVKAIAEAGQKPEDGAMQKMAKNAMKFLKGTIADLPSTVELVQTCGKLLPLITKFFGLP, translated from the coding sequence ATGGCATACGAATTTCACGGTGCTAATTTACGGGGTGCGGATTTTAGAGGAAAGAACTTGGCGGGGGCTGACTTTAGCTATGCCAACATCCGAGGCGCAGACTTCAGTAATGCTATTCTCGTCGGTGCTAACTTCAGCTATGCCAAAGCTGGTTTACCAACATCCAAGACTATTTACCTAATTGTCTTATCACTCATTCTTTCATTATTCGCCGGATTAATTTCTGCTTATGCTGGTGCTATTGTTGGTGACTTATTAAGTAATGACATCTATGGACATTCCTTTTTTGGATTTGTCGCTTTAATCACTTTAGTAATATTTTTGATTGTTATTTTCTGGCAAGGCTTAGGAGCAACACTGGCAATCGTAGCTGAAGCAGTAGCAGCTTGCTTAATTGCGGCAATTGCATTTTTTCCAGAAAATCAAGCTGGACACAATCTTTCAGTTGGCTCAATCTTGACGGCAGTTACTTTAGCCGGGACTATGGCTGGGGTTGGTCATATGGCTGTAGCTGTAGCTGTAGAGAGAATCCTGGCTCTACCTGGGGCTAGAGCTTTAATCCTATTCATCGCATTGATGGGTGCTGTGCTGGGAACTCTGTTTGGAGTCAAAGCCGAGGAATCCACACCTCTTGAAAATGTGTTTGTTGCTTTCTTGGTAACTGTATTTGTTGCCTTAGTCGCGATCGCATCGGGTATCTATGTTGGCTGGCAAGCTGTAACTGGAAACAGAAAATATAAGATAATTTATTCACTTGCGATCGCCATTGTTGCCAAAGGAGGAACCAGCTTTCGGGGTGCGAACTTAACTGATGCCGACTTTACCCAAGCAACCCTCAAAAGCGTAGACTTCAGAAACGCGACTCTCACCCGCACTTGTTGGTTTCAAGCCCAAAATATTGATCGCGCTCGCGGAGAAGGCACATATCTAGAAGATGCAAGGGTGCGGCAGTTAGCGATTACAAAAGATGGTCAAATTCAAACCTTTGCTTACCTCAGTCTACGCGATTTAAACCTTAAAGATGCCAACTTGCAATCTGCTAGCTTCATCAGTACAGATTTGAGTGAAGCCACGTTGCAAAATGCCAATTTAAAAGGGGCAAAGCTTGTCCAAACCCAGCTCTATCAAGCTACCCTAATAGAAGCTTGCTTAACGGGAGCTTGCATTGAAAACTGGGGAATTTCAACCGATACTCGACTAGATGGGGTAAAGTGCGAGTATGTCTATATGCGACTGCCAACAGAAGACGATCCAGACCCTTGGCGTAAACCGGACAAGCGAAACGAAACGTTCAAAGAAGGAGACTTTGCTGACTTTATTACCCCCATTATTAAAACCCTTGACCTTTATCAAACTCAAGATGTTGATATGCGTCAGATCGCCAAGAGGTTCAAAACGCTCGACCTATTTCACTATGATGGCATCGATCCAACGGCTGCTGCGATCGCAGTCACTCAGTTAGCCGTAAATCACCCAGAAGCCGAGTTAGAAGTTGTAGCGTTAGAGGGACGAGGTCAAGAAAAGATTCGACTTCAAGCTATAGTTGCAAGTGATGCGAATCGCTCTGAACTGTACACGGAGTATTTTGAAAAATACACTGAGATTAAATCTTTATCTTATTCTGACCTTCAAGCACTCTTGCTCGGAATAAAAGAAAAAGATGAACGGATTCAGAGTTTAGAAAAATTATTAGAAAATGCTATACAGCAGCCTAAGTTTTATGTAGAGACGTATCAAAATCAAGGAGAATTTGCCATGTCACAAAGTAAAGGAAACATCAACATCAGTGGTACACAGGGGAATGTCAGTGGTGTTGCCGCCGCAGGTGAAGATTTATCCATGACAGGAGTCGCGATGGGTGAGATTAGCGGCAATGTCACTAATACTATCAAACAGTTGCCTGACTCTACTGAACCAGACAAACCGGGCATTAAGAAACTGCTTACAGAACTTCAATCTGCCATTGAAGCTGATACTAACCTCAGTGATGAGGACAAAGCCGAAGCCTTGGAGCAGGTAAAAGCCATTGCCGAAGCGGGTCAAAAGCCGGAAGATGGAGCTATGCAGAAAATGGCAAAAAATGCAATGAAGTTTCTAAAAGGAACAATTGCAGACTTGCCATCCACAGTGGAGCTTGTTCAAACTTGCGGCAAGCTGTTACCTCTCATCACTAAGTTTTTCGGCTTGCCATAA